In Mustelus asterias chromosome 16, sMusAst1.hap1.1, whole genome shotgun sequence, one DNA window encodes the following:
- the LOC144505558 gene encoding protocadherin gamma-A10-like, translating into MRYKIYWLLKCQLFYCVFSSWDPVFGQIRYSIPEELQLGAFVGNIADDLGFDIKQLSARSFRIAPGPRKQYVDINLDTGILFVKEKIDREQICGPSLSCVISLDCLLENPLKLYQVAVEILDVNDNAPSFAKKQFRLEMSEFSTPGTRFPLESAHDPDIGTNSLQTYQLLPNDHYILDVQVRNGVEKLPVLVLQSSLDRETESSHMLTLIAKDGGIPVRSGTVQVSVIVNDANDNAPVFPQSIYRVMLSETAPIGTRVIILNATDLDDGPNGEITYSLSSHSSAAAREMFQVAKAGEIRLKGKLDYEQNKVFQISIQAMDKGPYPMSGHCVILVEVIDVNDNAPEVTVRTLSSTVSEDAPAGTVVALFSAADKDSGRNGQIQCQISNQLPFKLDSSLKNYYELLVQHPLDRENASQYDVTVTCTDAGNPPLTSKKNIRVEVSDINDNAPRFTQSLYTASVMENNVIGASVFSISAFDPDVGQNAQLKYSVLETQVENASVSTYISINSETGVIIAQRTFDYEKLKTFQFQARVMDSGAPPLTSNVFVNVIILDQNDNVPVIEHPIAEYGSTVTETISRFAEPGYLVAKVSATDADAGQNAHLSYSIVQATQHNLFTISPDTGEIWTIRRIENKDASKQRLVIVVKDNGTPSLSAAVTIILTVVGGDSETFSSVSGSSEDPGFTPEVSLSLVIALGVISGIFLVILIILAVKVHKSSNALGGQPCSLGVCCCFETRHSLNGIQKASRNLQIPPNYVEVFGGDPLSQSFRYESCSTLQSTKRDFISPRSSTDKNYVRSEPIGKEHPGLLNCEKYSNSVQNEIRYSIPEELQTGAFVGNIAEDLGLRTEQLSARNFRVVPGPRKQYLEVNLDNGILFVKENIDREQLCGSVLVCMLFLEAVIENPLTVYHVEVEVLDVNDNAPSFPNSQFRLKISELAAPGARFALEYAHDPDVGTNSLQSYQLVANEYFTLSIDSRGGDGKLPVLVLERPLDREKQSTHRLELIANDGGVPPKSGTAEIIIIVQDENDNAPVFANSVYRINLLENSPKGTLLIKQNATDLDDGRNGEILYSFSSHTSVRVRELFSVDSKSGEVRVKGMLDYEVDTGFEINVQALDQGINPNPGYCHILVNIIDVNDNAPEVTLTSVFSPVSEISQTGTVVALISVSDKDSGENGQVVCEIASDLPFRLDSSLRNYYRLLTRQLLDRENNSKFDLSIICSDSGSPPLSSRKTIRVEISDINDNAPRFTQTPYTAYVLENNVIGTSVFAVTALDSDFNQNARLFYTILENQVQSETVSSYVNINSKNGVISSQRAFDYEQLKNFQIQVQVRDSGVPPLASNTSVDVIILDQNDNAPVIIHPFMEYGSTALETVSRLAEPGYLVTKVTATDADSGQNARLFYQILQATDPGLFTISSDTGEIWTIRGFLQSIKPGIVLVVIPVPSVCVAALEQGGLTMGFRKPVEISKYRRTTLRYLGEIHFLKVSAMGPVRLLIRPKESSCTPTDVVHLRARIISTTKVGGIKKSHQRHFPTIVGTLVR; encoded by the exons ATGAGATATAAAATATATTGGTTGCTAAAATGCCAATTATTTTATTGTGTATTCTCCTCGTGGGATCCAGTGTTTGGACAGATTCGTTACTCGATTCCTGAAGAACTGCAACTGGGCGCCTTTGTTGGGAATATCGCAGATGATTTGGGTTTTGATATAAAGCAGCTCTCGGCTCGCAGTTTTCGGATTGCACCCGGGCCCAGGAAACAATATGTGGATATAAATTTGGACACTGGCATTTTATTTGTGAAGGAGAAAATTGACAGAGAACAGATTTGCGGGCCTAGTTTGAGTTGTGTAATATCCTTGGACTGTTTGCTTGAAAATCCCTTAAAGCTGTACCAGGTTGCAGTGGAGATTCTCGATGTGAATGACAATGCTCCCAGTTTCGCAAAGAAACAATTCCGCCTGGAAATGTCAGAGTTTTCAACACCGGGAACGCGCTTTCCCCTCGAGTCCGCGCACGATCCGGACATTGGAACGAACTCCTTACAAACCTATCAGCTCCTCCCAAACGATCATTACATTCTCGATGTGCAAGTGCGCAATGGGGTTGAAAAATTGCCAGTATTGGTGTTACAGAGTTCCTTGGACAGAGAAACGGAATCCAGCCACATGTTAACGTTAATAGCCAAGGACGGCGGGATCCCTGTGAGATCCGGCACGGTTCAGGTCTCAGTCATAGTGAACGATGCAAACGACAACGCCCCTGTTTTTCCCCAGTCAATTTACAGAGTCATGCTATCGGAAACAGCACCCATAGGAACGCGGGTAATTATATTAAATGCCACTGATTTGGACGATGGCCCGAATGGAGAAATAACGTACTCGCTCAGCAGCCACTCTTCTGCTGCAGCTCGAGAAATGTTTCAAGTAGCCAAAGCTGGTGAGATCAGATTGAAAGGAAAATTGGACTATGAACAGAACAAGGTCTTTCAGATTAGTATACAAGCAATGGACAAGGGTCCATACCCAATGTCCGGGCACTGTGTTATTTTGGTGGAGGTTATTGATGTGAATGATAACGCGCCTGAGGTGACGGTGAGGACTTTGTCCAGCACAGTTTCAGAAGATGCTCCAGCTGGAACTGTAGTCGCTTTGTTCAGTGCAGCAGATAAAGATTCGGGGCGAAATGGGCAGAtacaatgtcaaatttcaaatcaACTCCCCTTTAAACTCGATTCTTCTTTGAAGAATTATTATGAATTACTTGTTCAACATCCACTGGATCGTGAAAATGCCTCCCAGTATGACGTCACTGTAACATGTACGGATGCAGGAAATCCTCCCCTGACATCCAAAAAAAACATTCGGGTGGAGGTTTCAGATATAAATGACAATGCCCCACGGTTTACCCAGTCTTTATACACAGCAAGCGTCATGGAGAACAATGTTATTGGCGCTTCTGTATTTTCCATTTCAGCCTTTGATCCAGATGTTGGTCAGAACGCTCAACTTAAATACTCTGTCCTGGAGACACAAGTTGAGAATGCCTCGGTGTCCACTTACATCTCTATTAACTCGGAGACTGGGGTCATTATCGCTCAGAGAACTTTTGACTACGAGAAATTGAAAACCTTTCAGTTCCAAGCTCGTGTCATGGACTCTGGAGCCCCACCACTCACCAGTAATGTCTTCGTGAATGTTATTATCCTTGATCAAAATGACAATGTTCCAGTGATCGAGCACCCAATAGCCGAGTATGGCTCAACGGTAACagagacaatatccaggtttgcagAACCAGGCTACTTGGTTGCTAAGGTATCGGCCACTGATGCTGATGCGGGTCAGAACGCTCATCTTTCTTATTCCATTGTTCAAGCTACCCAGCATAACCTTTTTACTATTTCACCAGACACTGGGGAAATTTGGACTATCCGTCGTATTGAGAATAAAGATGCCTCGAAGCAAAGATTGGTGATTGTGGTAAAAGACAATGGAACACCATCACTTTCTGCCGCAGTGACCATCATCTTAACTGTGGTAGGTGGAGACAGTGAAACATTCTCCAGCGTCAGTGGATCGTCTGAAGATCCAGGTTTTACTCCTGAAGTGAGTCTTTCATTGGTCATAGCATTGGGAGTAATTTCTGGCATTTTTCTCGTGATTTTAATTATCCTCGCTGTGAAGGTTCATAAAAGCAGCAATGCTTTGGGTGGTCAGCCCTGTTCCCTGGGTGTTTGTTGCTGCTTTGAAACAAGACATTCTCTGAATGGAATTCAAAAGGCCAGTAGAAATCTTCAGATACCACCCAACTATGTTGAGGTATTCGGGGGTGATCCACTTTCTCAGAGTTTCCGCTATGAGTCATGTTCAACATTGCAGTCAACAAAGAGAGACTTCATATCCCCCAGGTCATCTACAGACAAGAATTATGTCCGAAGTGAGCCTATTGGTAAAGAACACCCAGGGTTATTGAATTGTGAAAAATACAGCAACTCTGTGCAAAATGAG ATCCGCTATTCGATTCCTGAGGAACTGCAAACAGGCGCCTTTGTTGGAAATATTGCAGAAGACCTGGGATTACGGACAGAACAGCTCTCTGCTCGGAATTTTCGGGTCGTGCCTGGTCCCCGGAAGCAGTATTTGGAGGTAAATTTAGACAATGGGATTTTGTTTGTGaaagaaaatattgacagggagcAGCTCTGTGGCTCGGTGCTCGTATGCATGTTATTTCTGGAGGCCGTGATCGAAAACCCATTGACCGTGTATCACGTCGAAGTGGAGGTCCTCGATGTAAACGACAATGCTCCCAGTTTCCCAAACAGCCAGTTTCGCCTGAAAATCTCTGAGCTTGCTGCACCGGGAGCGCGCTTCGCCTTGGAGTACGCGCACGATCCGGACGTTGGAACCAACTCCCTACAAAGCTACCAGCTAGTGGCTAACGAATATTTCACACTAAGTATTGATTCGCGCGGTGGGGACGGAAAGTTGCCAGTATTAGTGCTGGAACGGCCCTTGGATCGAGAAAAGCAATCGACCCACAGGTTAGAGCTGATTGCCAACGACGGTGGGGTTCCTCCAAAGTCAGGTACTGCTGAAATTATAATTATAGTGCAGGATGAGAACGACAACGCACCGGTATTTGCAAACTCAGTTTATAGAATTAATCTGTTAGAAAACTCGCCTAAAGGAACATTGCTTATCAAACAAAATGCCACTGATTTAGATGATGGTCGCAATGGAgagatattgtactccttcagcaGTCATACCTCAGTTCGAGTCCGTGAACTGTTCAGTGTGGATTCCAAATCTGGTGAAGTCAGAGTTAAAGGAATGTTGGATTATGAAGTAGACACTGGATTTGAGATTAATGTGCAGGCTTTGGACCAGGGGATTAATCCAAATCCCGGATACTGTCACATTTTAGTTAACATTATCGATGTCAATGATAACGCACCTGAGGTGACGCTAACGTCTGTATTCAGCCCTGTCAGTGAAATCTCCCAAACCGGGACGGTGGTTGCTCTGATCAGCGTCTCGGACAAAGATTCCGGAGAGAATGGGCAGGTAGTCTGCGAAATCGCGAGTGATCTGCCTTTCAGATTAGATTCCTCATTAAGAAACTATTACAGACTGCTGACTCGGCAGCTGCTGGATCGAGAAAATAACTCAAAGTTTGACCTTTCCATTATCTGCAGTGATTCGGGTTCCCCTCCTCTGTCATCCAGGAAAACTATCCGCGTGGAAATCTCGGACATAAATGACAACGCGCCACGTTTTACGCAGACACCCTATACAGCCTATGTGTTGGAGAACAACGTTATTGGAACTTCAGTCTTCGCAGTGACGGCTCTAGATTCGGATTTCAATCAGAATGCCCGCTTATTCTACACTATTCTCGAGAACCAGGTTCAGAGCGAGACGGTGTCCAGTTACGTCAATATCAATTCCAAAAATGGGGTCATATCTTCTCAGAGAGCTTTTGATTACGAGCAACTGAAAAACTTTCAGATCCAAGTGCAGGTAAGGGACTCTGGAGTCCCGCCATTGGCGAGCAATACTTCGGTGGATGTCATTATCCTTGATCAAAATGATAATGCCCCGGTGATCATCCATCCTTTCATGGAGTACGGCTCAACAGCGTTGGAGACAGTGTCAAGGTTGGCAGAGCCAGGCTACCTGGTCACTAAGGTAACGGCCACTGATGCTGACTCTGGCCAGAATGCCCGACTATTTTACCAGATACTCCAGGCCACTGACCCTGGACTTTTCACCATTTCATCTGATACAGGAGAAATCTGGACAATTCGAGGCTTC TTACAGTCCATCAAACCAGGAATAGTGTTGGTGGTGATACCTGTGCCCTCGGTATGCGTTGCTGCTTTAGAACAAGGAGGTCTCACAATGGGATTCAGAAAGCCAGTCGAAATATCCAAATACCGCCGAACTACGTTGAGGTATTTGGGGGAGATCCACTTTCTCAAAGTTTCCGCTATGGGACCTGTTCGACTTCTGATTCGACCAAAGGAGAGTTCTTGTACTCCAACAGATGTAGTTCATCTACGGGCAAGAATAATATCAACAACCAAAGTAGGTGGGATAAAGAAAAGCCACCAGCGTCATTTTCCAACAATTGTAGGAACATTAGTGAG atga